The following is a genomic window from Mycobacterium parmense.
ATGGTGTCGCCGTGCCAGGCGACGCTGTCGGACCCGTCTCGGTAACAACACAACCCGACGGTGGTGAACGGTTCGCCGAGCTCGCCGGCGAAGATGTCGTTGAGCCGGCGCCGCAACCGCGCCAACGAGGGGTGCGGGGGCTCCTCGGTGGTCAGGTCGTGGAAGCTGACCAGCCGCGGCACGTCGACGACCCGGTCGTACATCTGACGGCGTTCGGCCCGCCACGGCACCGCGGTCAGCAGCGCGTCGAGCAGACCCTCCTCGACGGACGGGTCGCCGGCCAGCCAGCCCGCGCGGATCTCGATGAAGGCGCCGTCACCGAGGTCCCGGCGCTCGGTGTGCGCAAACAGGGAGTCTTGAACCGCGATCTCCACGCGACAGAGTTTATCGCACACCCGTTCGATCGACTCGCCGCTGCGCTCCGGGAGCGCCGGGCCCGGCGCGGCTACGGTTGACGTCATGAGTGTGGTCGGGTTGGGCACCACGTCCGAAGTGGGTGCGTTGCGGATCGCCATTCTGCACCGGCCGGGCGCCGAGCTGAGCCGGCTCAGTCCGCGCAACATCGACCAGCTGCTCTTCGACGGGTTGCCCTGGGTTGCGCGCGCGCAGGAGGAACACGACCGGTTCGCCGAGCTGCTGCGGTCGCGCGGTGTGGAAGTCCTGTTGCTCTCGGACCTCCTCACCGAGGCGCTCCACCACAGCGGCGCCGCGCGGATGCAGGGCGTGGCGGCCGCGGTCGACGCCCGTCGGCTCGGAACGCCTCTGGCGCAAGAGCTTTCGGCCTACCTGCGCGGCCTGGAGCCCGGTCGGCTGGCGCAGGTCCTCATGGCCGGGATGACGTTCAACGAGCTGCCGTCGGACACCAGGACCGATGTGTCACTGGTGCGGCGCATGCATCACGGCGCTGACTTCGTCATCGAACCTCTGCCCAACCTGGTGTTCACCCGCGACTCGTCGATCTGGATCGGGCCGCGGGTGGTCATCCCCACGTTGGCGCTGCGGGCCCGGGCCCGCGAGGCCTCGCTGACGGATCTGATCTACGCCCATCACCCGCGGTTCACCGGAGTCCGTCGCGCCTACGAATCGCGCACCGCTCCCGTCGAGGGCGGCGACGTGCTGCTGCTCGCGCCCGGCGTGCTCGCGGTCGGGGTCGGTGAACGGACCACGCCGGCCGGGGCGGAAGCGTTGGCGCGCAGCCTCTTCGACGACGGGCTCGCCGAGACGGTGCTCGCGGTTCCCATCGAGCAGCGTCGAGCGCAGATGCACCTGGACACCGTGTGCACGATGGTGGACACCGACGCGGTGGTGATGTACGCCAACGTCGTCGACGCGCTGTCCGCTTTCACCATCCGGCGCGCGCCGGACGGCGGCGTCACCATCAGCGACGAGTCGCCCTTTCGGGAAGCGGCGGCCGCGGCGATGGGGATCGAGAAGCTGCGGGTCATCGACACCGGTCTGGATCCCGTGGTCGCCGAGCGCGAGCAGTGGGACGACGGGAACAACACGCTGGCGCTGGCGCCCGGTGTCGTGGTCGCCTACGAGCGCAACGTGCAGACCAACACCCGCCTGCAGGAGGCGGGCATCGAGGTGCTCACCATCGCCGGGTCCGAATTGGGCACCGGCCGTGGCGGTCCGCGCTGCCTGTCCTGTCCGGTTGCGCGGGACTGAGTCGCCTAGCGCCAGCTGGGCAGCCAGATCTCCATGTTCCACGTCTGTTGCGAGATCGGCAGACCGGTGAGCACCGGGAACAGCCAGGCGAAGTTCGTCACCACCAGGGCGACATAGGCGCTGACGGCGATCAGCCCGAGCGTGCGCCGCTCCGGGTCGGCGCCGAGCCCGCGGACGGCGCGGCGCGTGGGGGCGTAGAGGATGTCACCACAGATCAGGGCGATCGCCATCACCAGGAACGGCGCCATGGTCGCCGCATAGAAGAAGTACATCTGCCTGTCGATGTCGGCGAACCAGGGCAGCCACCCCGCGCAGTAGCCCACCCAGACCGCCGCGTAGCGCCAGTCACGGCGCACCAGCATCCGCCACGTCGCGTACAGCAGCACCGGCACCGCCAGCCACCACATGGCGGGAGTGCCGACCAGCATCTCCGCCTTGACGCAGGACGAAGCGCCGCATCCGGACACGTTCTGCTGGTCGATGGCGTAGAGGACCGGCCGCAACGACATGGGCCAGGTCCACGGTTTGGATTCCCACGGGTGGTGGTTTCCGGCCGAATTCGTCAGTCCCGCATGGAATTCGAACGCCTTGGCGGTGTAGTGCCACAGCGAGCGAACGGCGTCGGGCAGCGGAATCACGCCGTGCGGTCCGATCGACTGGCCGACCTCGTGCCGGTCGATCGCGGTCTCGGAGGCAAACCACGGCGCGTAGCTGGCCAGATAGACCGCGAGCGGAATGAACCCCAGCGCATACGCGGTGGGTACCAGGTCGCGGCGCGCCACTCCCATCCACGGCCGGGTCACCTGGTACTGGCGCCGGGCGGCGACGTCGAACGCCAACGACATCGCGCCGAAGAACACCACGAAGTAGAGGCCCGACCACTTTGTGCCGCAAGCCAACCCGAGCAGCACGCCGGCGCCGAACCGCCACCACCGCACGCCCAGGCGCGGGCCCCAGACGGTTTCGGCGTTGCGCCCCGCCAGCAGCGCGACGTGCATACGCAGGCGGACCTGATCCCGGTCGACGATGAGCGCGCCGAACGCGGCGACGACGAAGAAGGTGAGTATGCCGTCCAGCAACGCGGTCCGCTCCGCGACGAAGCTGACCCCGTCGCAGATGACCAGCAGGCCGGCGATCGCGCCGACCAGCGTCGAGCGGCTGATGCGGCGGACGATCCGCATCACCAGCACCACCGTCACCACACCGAGCAGCGCGCCGGTGAATCGCCACCCCACCCCGTTGTAGCCGAACAGGGCTTCCCCGAGCGCGATCAGTTGCTTGCCCACCGGCGGGTGGACGACCAGGCCGAACCCCGGGTTGTCCTCGACGCCGTGGTTGTGCAGGACCTGCCAGGCCTGGGGCGCGTAGTGCTTCTCGTCGAAGATCGGTGTGCCGGCGTCGGTCGGCGAGCCCAGGTTGAGGAAACGGGTCACCGTCGCCAGCAGCGCGATCACACCGCTGACCACCCAGCCGCGGATCTGATCGGCGGGCCCGAAGTCCGCGACCGGGACCACCGGGCCGGGGCTCACGACGGGCCTGACGCGCTCCGCGCTGTTCAGCGAGTCGACGGGGGTTTCGCGGGGCGGGGCGGTCATCGGTGTCGATCGTAGGCTGTCCGTCATGACCTCCGGTCGCCTGCTGCTGGGCGCGACTCCGCTGGGCCAGCCGTCCGACGCCTCGCCACGCCTCGTCGACGCCCTCGGCCGTGCCGACGTGGTGGCGGCGGAGGACACGCGCCGGGTCCGGACCCTGGCCAAGGCGCTCGACGTGCGGATCGCCGGCCGGGTGGTCAGCCTGTTCGACCAGGTCGAGGCCGCGCGGGTGGAGCCCCTGATCGCCGACGTCGAGGCGGGTGCGACGGTGTTGGTGGTCAGCGACGCCGGGATGCCGCTGATCAGCGACCCGGGCTATCGGCTGGTCACCGCGTGCGTTGCGGCCGGCCTGCCGGTGCAATGCCTGCCCGGGCCGTCGGCGGTGACCACCGCGCTGGCCGTCTCGGGGCTGCCGTCGGAGAAGTTCTGTTTCGAGGGCTTCGCCCCGCGGAAAAAGGCCGCCCGCCGGGCGTGGCTGGGCTCGCTGGCCGCCGAGCGACGCACGTGTGTGTTCTTCGAGTCGCCGCGCCGGCTGGCTGCGTGCCTGCGCGACGCCGTCGAAGAACTCGGCGGCGCCCGCCGCGCGGCGATCTGCCGCGAGCTGACCAAGGTCCACGAGGAGGTGGTGCGCGGGTCGCTCGACGAGTTGGCGGCGTGGGCCGGCGACGGCGTGCTCGGCGAGATCACCGTGGTGCTGGCCGGTGCCACCCCCACCGCCGACCTGCCGAGCCTGGTGGCGCGGGTGCGGGAACTCGTCGCCGAAGGGATCCGCGTGAAGGACGCATGCACCGAGGTAGCCGCCGCGCACCCGGGTGTGCGTTCGCGGCAGCTCTACGACGCCGTGGTGGCGTCACGCCGCCAGTGAGGGGTCACCTCAGCTCAGGGGGTGCAGATCCCGATCGGCCCGATTCCGCCCGCACAGAAGCGCGGATGCGGAAGAGCCGGGGGCCCGGGCAGCGGCGGAGGCGCCGGGAGCGCGGGCAGGGCCGGTAGCGCGGCCGGCAGCGCAGGCAGGGCGGGCAACGCCGGGGCGGCGGGCAGCGCCGGGAGCGCCGGCGCCGCGGGCAGGGCCACCGCCGGCAGGGCCGGTGCGGCGGGGAGACCCACCGCGGGCAGGCCGATCGACGGCACGCTGACCGCCGGGATGGCCGCGGCCGCCGCCGGCAGCGCGGAAGCGGCCATCGCCGCCCCCGGAATGGCGCCGAGACCCGGAACCAAGTTGAAGCCCGGGAGGCTCGGCAGGCCGATGTTCGCCGGCAGCAGGCCGGCTTCCTTCAGGTAGAAGAGCGCGATCGCGGCGGTCGAGGCGGCGCTCACGACGCCCGTTCCGATGCCCACGAGGCTGCCGCCCACACCGACGACGCCCTGCGCCACCGACACGGCCACGGCGGCGCTGTTCGGCACGGCGGCCAGACCGGCGATGCCGGGCAGCTGCCCGGCCAGGCCGTACGGGTCGGGAATGCCGCCCAGGCCCACGCCCGGTACGGCGCCCAGGCCCCCGCCCGGAGTGCCGACGGCCGGCGCGCCACCCAGTCCCGCGCCCGAGCCGGCCACGCCCGGCACCACCCGGGCGGCCGACGGGCCCGCACCGGCCGGCGGGGTCGGGCCCCCGGGCGGCGGTGTGACGTTGGCGGCCGGGGCGAACTCGGTTGCTGCCGGCGGTGACGCTGCCAGCGGCTTCGGCGTCTCGGGCATGAGGACCGACGCGAGTCGCTCGCACTTCGCGTTGGGGCCGCATGAACCGACGCTCGGCACGGCAGGCGTGTTCACCGTGGTTACCGGTGTTGCCGCCAATGTCCCCCCCAGGACCGCGGCGGCCGCGGCACCAATGACAGCGATTCTCATGTTGGACCCCTCAAGAAGTCGACCCGCGCCCGGCACAGATCAATGCCTGGATCATAAACGCAATTTGCCAGTGACGCGGGCGTTATGTGAAATCACCGACGGGCCGCCGGCATCAACCCGCCGTGGCGATGAGCGGCAGCCCGATCACCGGCGACGCCTTGTGCAGGCATTCCGCCCACTCGGCGTCGGGGTCGGAGTCGGCCGTGATCCCGCCGCCCACCCCCAACACGGCGGTGCCCGCCGCGTCGAACTCAACGGTGCGGATGGCGACGTTGAGTTCGCACCCGGCGATCGGCGACGCCAGGCCGATCGTGCCGCAGTAGATCCCGCGCCGGTCCCGTTCCCACTGCGAGATGAGCTCGCGCGCGCGTCGCTTCGGGGTGCCGGTGACCGACGCGGGGGGGAAGGCGGCGTCCAGCAGCGCCGCCATCGGCAACTCGACGGGGACCGTCGCCGACACCGTCGACACCAAATGCCACACGCCGGGCGCGCGCCGCACCACCAGCAACTCGGGCACGCTGACCGTGCCGACGGTCGCCACCCGGCCGAGGTCGTTGCGGACCAGGTCGACGATCATGATGTTCTCGGCCACCTCCTTCGCCGACGCGCGCAGCGCCGACGGCCACGCGTCCAGCGGCAAGGTGCCCTTGATCGGGCTGGACGTCACCAGGGCTCCGCGCCGCCGCAGGAAGAGCTCCGGAGACAGCGAGGCGACCGCCCCCCACGGTCCGGCCAGGTAGGCGGCCCGCGCCGGGCCCGTCCGCGCGACGGCGTCGGCGAAGAAGTCCAGCGGGGCCCCGGTGACCGTCCCGGTGAGCTGTGTGCACACGCACGCCTGGTAGACCTCCCCGGCGCGGATCGCCTCCAGGCAGGCCAGCACCCCGGCCCGGTGCGCCGGGCGGTCGGCGCCGCCCCACACGATCCGGCAATCGCCCGCCCGGACCGGCCCCGAGGCCAGCGCGCCCGCCAGCCAGTCCGGCATCGGCGCACCCGACAGGCTCTCGTGCCACCATTGCCCGTCCCGGTCGCGACGCAGCACGCGGTCGGTCCAGCCGCCGGCCGCTTCGGGAATCCGGTGCGGCCGCTCGTCGGCCCCGGAATCGGGATAAGAGAGGTAGCCGAACCAGCCGCCGCCGACGGCGTCCGCAGCCGCGGCGCGCCCGTCGTCGGCCTGGCCGACCGCGAACGCCTCGCCTGCCTCGACCGGCCGCACCGAGAGGCTCGGCGCAATCACCGCGAGCGAGCCGAACCAGTCACCGGTCAACGCGGCAGGCGGGGGAAGGTCGAGCCGGCCGGCGGCGTCACCGACCGCGCGCAGCACCCCGGCCACCTCACCGAGGTCCCCGAGCCGGTCGATTCGCACGGTCCAAGCTTGACAGATCCGGCGATCGCGGCGGCTGTGCCGGTCGCGGCCTCGAGTGCGGCCGTTTCACCGGGCCGTGTCGGATTCTCCGGCGGCGCGCACGGTTTGAGCCGGTGCGCCGTGGGCGCCCGGGCGGTGTGCGTGGTCACGAGCAAAAACTCGCCTCTAGCTGGGCGGGTTGCGCATGTTACGCTGCGCTACACCAAATCCGTGGACTGGCCCCGGCGCCGAAACAGAGACACGAAGTTGGGGTTCGAGGCCGCGCTCGCGTACTCGCAGAACCGACTTGGTAGACGACCACCGCCCTGTTCGCGCCCGGCGCCCCGCTGGGACATGTGCTTCGTATCGGAGGAGATGTTGCCGCGCAGCCTGGCCCTCGTCGTGACCTCCGTGGCCACCCAGCTGATGGAGGCCACCGGCGCGACGGCTACCCAGGTGAGCGAGAACGTGCTGGCCCAGCTTGTCGAGCAGTTCGAGCTGGACGCCAGTTTCCTGCGCCATCACGACCACGACATCCGCGCGTCGGTGTTGGTCGCCGAGTGGCCGAAGCGCGTCAACGCGCCAGACCCGGACCCGATGGCCGTCGTGCATTTCAACAGTGCGGACCCGGTGCTCGCGCGGTGCGAGCACGGCAGGAAGCCGGTCGTGGTCCGGGCGAGCCCGGCGAGCCGCAGGTTCCCGCGCCGGCCCGGCGGGGCCAAAGCGCCGCCGTCACCCTCGGTCGCCGCGGCGCCGTTGGTCTCGGGCGACGCGACCACCGGTGTCCTCGGGTTCGTCAAATTCGGCGCCAGGAAATGGAAGCAGGGGGAGATCAGCACGCTGGAGGCGGTCGCCGCGCTGTTCGCTCAGCTGCAGGCGCGCATCGCGGCCGAGGAGCGGCTTCGTTACCTGGCCGAACACGACGACCTGACCGGTCTGCACAATCGCCGGGCGCTGGTGGGTCACCTCAACCAGCGACTGACGGCGGGAAGTCCCGGGCCGGTGGCGGTTCTGTATATGGACCTGGACCGTTTGAAGCCAATCAACGACTGCCTGGGTCACGCGGCCGGCGACTGGTTCATCAAGGTGTTCGCCCAGCGTATCCGCGTGTGCGCGCAGAACAGCATGATCGCCCGGCTGGGGGGCGACGAGTTCGTCGTCATTCCCGAGCAACCGATGGCGGCGGCGGCCGCCGAGGCGTTCGCGCGGCGGCTGGGGACCATGCTGTGCGAGCGTCTGACCATCGGGGGCCACATGATCACCCGCTCGGTGAGCATCGGCGTCACCGTCGGGGTGCCCGCGCGCGACGACAGCACCGACGTGTTGCGTCGCGCCGACGAGGCTGTTCTGGTGGCCAAACGCGCGGGCGGCAACCAGGTCGCGGTGTCCACTGACGACATGGCGCTCAAGAGCGCCTTCCGCAACGACATCGAGCTGCACCTGCAGGGTGACATCGACGGCGAGGCACTACTGCTGCATTATCTGCCCGAGGTCGACCTGTGGACGGGAGCGATCGTGGCGGCCGAGGCGCTGGTGCGCTGGCGGCACCCCATCTGGGGGCTGTTGCTGCCCGACTCGTTCATCGGGGTGGCCGAGTCGACCAACCTGGCCGGCCAGCTGGGCCGGTGGGTGATGCGAAGTGCCTGTGCGGAATTCAGCCGCTGGCGATCCAACGGGGTGGGGCTGGGCGCGGTGTTGCGGATCAACGTCTCACCCGCCCAGCTGATCACCCGCGGCTTTGTCGAATGCGTCGCCGAGACCATCGACGAGTTCGGCATCGACGGTGGATCGGTGTGCCTGGAGATCACCGAGCGCGCCGTGGTGCGCGACATCGACACCACCCGCAAGACCCTCTCGGAGCTCAAAGAGGTCGGGGTGCAGATCGCCATCGACGACTTCGGCACCGGCTATGCCGTGCTGTCGCACCTGAAGTCGCTGCCGGTCGATATCCTCAAGATCGACACCGGGTTCGTCCGCGACCTGGGCACCAACGCCGGCGACCTGGCCATTGTGCGGGCGATCATCGGCCTGGCCGAAGCCTTCGGCCTGCAGGTGGTGGCCGAAGGTGTCGAGACACCCGCCGCCGCTTTGACTTTGATGCAACTCGGATGCCATCGCGCGCAAGGGTTCCTGCTCTCCCGCCCCGTGCCGGGCGACGCCATGGAAGCCCTGCTGTCGGCGCGCTGGATGCCGATGCCCTTCCTCGCCGACCGCGAGGCGCTTTCCATGGGCGCGATCTAGCCCCGGTGTTGACATTTCGATCGTGGAGGTACGGCCCGGCGGCCGTCGTCGCATGCGCGACGCTGGTGCTGGGCGCGTGCGGCGGCCACCCCGACCCCGGCCCGCTGTCGGCCATGCTCAGCCCGGAAATACCGCCGTCGGTCCAGGAGATACCGAACCCGCTGCGGGGCCAGTACGAATACGGTCTGAATCCGCTGTTCCCGCAGGGGAATCCGGCACAGCAACGATATCCGGCCTGGCCGGCGTCGGATGACGCGAGTCTGCGCGTCTCGTGGCGGCAACTGCAACCCGCCGATCCGCACACCCTGCCACCGGACGCGCCCGACGACGCCAGGTACGACTTCAGCGCGATCGACGACGCGCTGACCAAGCTCGCCAACCGGAACATGCGGTTGGTCCTCGGCGTGTACACGTTCAAATCCTGTTGCAGCGATTCATATCCCGACAACACCAACGTCGCGATCCCCGACTGGATGCGCTCGTCGGCTACCACCTATCCCGGCGGGCCGAACAGCTCGCCCGCCGGCGTGGCGCAAGTGGTGCCCAACTGGAACGACCCCAACTACCTCGAGGCCTTCGGCCAGCTGATCGGCGCGCTCGGCCGCCGCTACGACGGCGACGAACGGCTCAGCGTGTTCGAATTCTCCGGTTACGGCGACTCCGGCGAGAACCAAGTCGGCTATCTGCACGACGCGCTGGGAGCGCCGATCCCCTCCGCGGGCAACAGCGTTGCGGCCCTGGGGTATTACAGCCAGTCTCCTGACCAGACCATCACCGCTGCGTCGGTCCGCCGACTGGTCGCTGCACATGTGGGCGCGTTCGCCCACACCCAGTTGGTGGTCGCCCCGCAGAACCCGGAGATCGTGCGCCAACTCTTCGCCGACGACGTGACCAAGAAGCTCTCCGGACCGGTGGGCATCCGAGCCGACCGCCTGGGAGTGCAGGCGCCGCTGCCGGCGTGGGCCGAGGCCAACGATTCGCACTACGTGCAGACCAACGATGCGGCGGTCGCGGCGATCAAGCAGCGGCTGGCGGTCGCCCCGGTGATCACGGAATGGGGCAGGGCGCCCGCCGGAACCGACTCCCGCTCCTATTACGAGAGAGGGCTGCACGACGTCGTCCACTATCACGTGTCGATGACTTCGAGCACCGACTTCCCGGACCGAGACGCGACGTCGGCGATGGACCCCGCCCTGTATCCGATTTGGGCACAGGCTAATTCGTCTTCCGGATACCGGTATTCGGTCGAGGCGCAGCCGGGATCGCAGTCGATCCACGGGAAGGTGGCCAGCATATCGGTGGTCTGGACCAACTACGGTTCGGCGGCCACCACCGAGCAGTGGGCGCCCTCCTACAAGTTGGTGGATTTCAGCGGGGCGGTGGTCCGGAGTCTGCCGTCGACGACCAACCTCAAGGCGTTGGTCCATGACGACTCCAGCGCGTCGCGTGAGGAGGCTGTTCCCGAACCCGCCACCGAATCGGTGCACGTCGACCTGACGGGCCTGGCTCCGGGGCACTACACACTGCGGGCTTCCGTCGACTGGCAACAGCACAAGCCCAACGCGTCACATGTGGTGAACTACCCGCCGATGACGCTCGCCCGTGATGGCCGTGACAACCTGGGGCTCTATCCGATTGCGACGCTTGACATCCCGCGTGATGCGTCGGCCGGCTCAGTTCAGTGAGTGCGCGCCGAAGGGACTCACGACCGCTTTCTCGCCGGCGAACGCCTCGGCGTAGCGGGTCAGCAATGTCGACGTAGAGGGTGGGGTCCAGCAGATCGGACTCCCCGCTCAGCGGGATCACGGGGGGCGCTCCGTCGTGGGCGCGGGCGCGGGAGGCGTCATCGCGCGCGAGGCCCGCGCGTCATCGTCGCGCGTCCGGGTCGACACCGGCCGGGGCGACGTCCGGTTCGACGCTCGCCGTGAACTCGGCGACGAGTTGGCGCAGTACCGCCGGGGCCTGCGCGCCCATCGACTCGAACATGTCGGCGTACGCGCTGAACTGCTTGTCCAGTCGTTTCGTGCGTTCGTCGGCCGACAACGGAACCGTGCGCGCGTCCGACGTCGACCCGCGTCGGCCGTTCGCGGCGGAATCGGGGCCCCGTAGCCGGCCGGCCGCCGTGGCAGTGGCTTTGTGTCGAGTGGTCAGGAACGGCATGTGCTCCTCCTCGCGCTAGAAGTCGCCCGAGAGGAGGGCGGCCCTGCGGTGCGCCCCCCGGCGCGGGCGTGGGCGTAGCCCCGACGGGCGGTAACTATCAACCACGTGACAAATAATTATACATACGGTAGGTATGTTAAAAAGTCCAGAACCTACTGTAAGTTATAGCCCTAGGAATGTTTGGTCACCAGTGTTGGAAAGCCATGCGCGCCTGCATACTGCTAACCTCATAAGCGGCCTAAAGGCGTCCGATACACGCCGGCGTGCTCGCTCAGGGCCGGAGTGTGGGCTCGCTCGAGGAGGTCATGGTGTCGGTGAACGCGATCGACCCTGCCGGCGGGCCGACCATGACGGTCGGCCTCGCGCCTCTGTGGTGGCGCTGCGTCCCCGTCCGGCCCCGAACCCGGTTCCATGACCGATAACGGTAATGACGGGCGCGCGGATACGACTCGGAAACAGATCTTGCGGGCCGCATCTCATCAGTTCGCGCAGCGGGCCTATCACGACGTCGGCCTCGACGACATCTTGACCGAGGCCGAACTGACCAAGGGCGCGATGTACTTCCACTTCCGTTCCAAGCACGCCCTGGCCGTCGCGATCATCGAGGATCAGACCGCCGCCGGCACCATCGCCGTCGAAGATCTGCTCTCCCGCAACCTCTCGGGCCTCGAGACGCTGATCGACTTCTCCTTCCTGCTGGCCGCGCAGGACATCCAGACCGACGCGGTCAGGGCGGGACTGAACCTGCTGGAATCGGTGGGGCGGTCCGAGGGCCTGCAGGAGAGGTTGTTCGAGGGCTGGGTCCAGGCGCTGGCGGTGGTGGTCGAGAAGGCCATCGCCGATGGTGACGTGAACAAGCGGTGCAGCCCGCGGGACGTGGGGCGCCTGGTGGTGTCGTTGCACATGGGGCTGCGGCAGACCAGCAATCTGGACGAACCCGAGCGGTTCCTGCTGGACCTGGAGAAGAGCTGGTCGCTGGTGCTGACCGGGATCCTGCAGCCCAACCGGATCGACTACTTCAGCCAGTTCGTGCGGCGGCGTACTGCGCTCGCGATCACCACGCGCCTGAGCGACGTGGAGTCCGATTGAACAGGCCACCACACTCACGCGATCCCAAGCGCTGCGAGGGGCAGTTGTTAGGCTTAGTGCCCTTGCAGCAG
Proteins encoded in this region:
- a CDS encoding putative bifunctional diguanylate cyclase/phosphodiesterase, encoding MPRSLALVVTSVATQLMEATGATATQVSENVLAQLVEQFELDASFLRHHDHDIRASVLVAEWPKRVNAPDPDPMAVVHFNSADPVLARCEHGRKPVVVRASPASRRFPRRPGGAKAPPSPSVAAAPLVSGDATTGVLGFVKFGARKWKQGEISTLEAVAALFAQLQARIAAEERLRYLAEHDDLTGLHNRRALVGHLNQRLTAGSPGPVAVLYMDLDRLKPINDCLGHAAGDWFIKVFAQRIRVCAQNSMIARLGGDEFVVIPEQPMAAAAAEAFARRLGTMLCERLTIGGHMITRSVSIGVTVGVPARDDSTDVLRRADEAVLVAKRAGGNQVAVSTDDMALKSAFRNDIELHLQGDIDGEALLLHYLPEVDLWTGAIVAAEALVRWRHPIWGLLLPDSFIGVAESTNLAGQLGRWVMRSACAEFSRWRSNGVGLGAVLRINVSPAQLITRGFVECVAETIDEFGIDGGSVCLEITERAVVRDIDTTRKTLSELKEVGVQIAIDDFGTGYAVLSHLKSLPVDILKIDTGFVRDLGTNAGDLAIVRAIIGLAEAFGLQVVAEGVETPAAALTLMQLGCHRAQGFLLSRPVPGDAMEALLSARWMPMPFLADREALSMGAI
- a CDS encoding alpha-ketoglutarate-dependent dioxygenase AlkB family protein, whose translation is MEIAVQDSLFAHTERRDLGDGAFIEIRAGWLAGDPSVEEGLLDALLTAVPWRAERRQMYDRVVDVPRLVSFHDLTTEEPPHPSLARLRRRLNDIFAGELGEPFTTVGLCCYRDGSDSVAWHGDTIGRSSSEDTMVAIVSLGATRTFAMRRRGGGPSLRLPQAHGDLLVMGGSCQRTWEHAVPKTSAPSGPRVSIQFRPRGVR
- the arcA gene encoding arginine deiminase produces the protein MSVVGLGTTSEVGALRIAILHRPGAELSRLSPRNIDQLLFDGLPWVARAQEEHDRFAELLRSRGVEVLLLSDLLTEALHHSGAARMQGVAAAVDARRLGTPLAQELSAYLRGLEPGRLAQVLMAGMTFNELPSDTRTDVSLVRRMHHGADFVIEPLPNLVFTRDSSIWIGPRVVIPTLALRARAREASLTDLIYAHHPRFTGVRRAYESRTAPVEGGDVLLLAPGVLAVGVGERTTPAGAEALARSLFDDGLAETVLAVPIEQRRAQMHLDTVCTMVDTDAVVMYANVVDALSAFTIRRAPDGGVTISDESPFREAAAAAMGIEKLRVIDTGLDPVVAEREQWDDGNNTLALAPGVVVAYERNVQTNTRLQEAGIEVLTIAGSELGTGRGGPRCLSCPVARD
- a CDS encoding TetR/AcrR family transcriptional regulator — encoded protein: MTDNGNDGRADTTRKQILRAASHQFAQRAYHDVGLDDILTEAELTKGAMYFHFRSKHALAVAIIEDQTAAGTIAVEDLLSRNLSGLETLIDFSFLLAAQDIQTDAVRAGLNLLESVGRSEGLQERLFEGWVQALAVVVEKAIADGDVNKRCSPRDVGRLVVSLHMGLRQTSNLDEPERFLLDLEKSWSLVLTGILQPNRIDYFSQFVRRRTALAITTRLSDVESD
- the rsmI gene encoding 16S rRNA (cytidine(1402)-2'-O)-methyltransferase — translated: MTSGRLLLGATPLGQPSDASPRLVDALGRADVVAAEDTRRVRTLAKALDVRIAGRVVSLFDQVEAARVEPLIADVEAGATVLVVSDAGMPLISDPGYRLVTACVAAGLPVQCLPGPSAVTTALAVSGLPSEKFCFEGFAPRKKAARRAWLGSLAAERRTCVFFESPRRLAACLRDAVEELGGARRAAICRELTKVHEEVVRGSLDELAAWAGDGVLGEITVVLAGATPTADLPSLVARVRELVAEGIRVKDACTEVAAAHPGVRSRQLYDAVVASRRQ
- a CDS encoding aminodeoxychorismate synthase component I is translated as MRIDRLGDLGEVAGVLRAVGDAAGRLDLPPPAALTGDWFGSLAVIAPSLSVRPVEAGEAFAVGQADDGRAAAADAVGGGWFGYLSYPDSGADERPHRIPEAAGGWTDRVLRRDRDGQWWHESLSGAPMPDWLAGALASGPVRAGDCRIVWGGADRPAHRAGVLACLEAIRAGEVYQACVCTQLTGTVTGAPLDFFADAVARTGPARAAYLAGPWGAVASLSPELFLRRRGALVTSSPIKGTLPLDAWPSALRASAKEVAENIMIVDLVRNDLGRVATVGTVSVPELLVVRRAPGVWHLVSTVSATVPVELPMAALLDAAFPPASVTGTPKRRARELISQWERDRRGIYCGTIGLASPIAGCELNVAIRTVEFDAAGTAVLGVGGGITADSDPDAEWAECLHKASPVIGLPLIATAG
- a CDS encoding dolichyl-phosphate-mannose--protein mannosyltransferase yields the protein MTAPPRETPVDSLNSAERVRPVVSPGPVVPVADFGPADQIRGWVVSGVIALLATVTRFLNLGSPTDAGTPIFDEKHYAPQAWQVLHNHGVEDNPGFGLVVHPPVGKQLIALGEALFGYNGVGWRFTGALLGVVTVVLVMRIVRRISRSTLVGAIAGLLVICDGVSFVAERTALLDGILTFFVVAAFGALIVDRDQVRLRMHVALLAGRNAETVWGPRLGVRWWRFGAGVLLGLACGTKWSGLYFVVFFGAMSLAFDVAARRQYQVTRPWMGVARRDLVPTAYALGFIPLAVYLASYAPWFASETAIDRHEVGQSIGPHGVIPLPDAVRSLWHYTAKAFEFHAGLTNSAGNHHPWESKPWTWPMSLRPVLYAIDQQNVSGCGASSCVKAEMLVGTPAMWWLAVPVLLYATWRMLVRRDWRYAAVWVGYCAGWLPWFADIDRQMYFFYAATMAPFLVMAIALICGDILYAPTRRAVRGLGADPERRTLGLIAVSAYVALVVTNFAWLFPVLTGLPISQQTWNMEIWLPSWR
- a CDS encoding PE domain-containing protein, with the translated sequence MPFLTTRHKATATAAGRLRGPDSAANGRRGSTSDARTVPLSADERTKRLDKQFSAYADMFESMGAQAPAVLRQLVAEFTASVEPDVAPAGVDPDARR